A portion of the Pseudoxanthomonas sp. JBR18 genome contains these proteins:
- a CDS encoding HDOD domain-containing protein, with the protein MRILFVGNEASLSLELMAYLTDLGEDWQVETVADGNAAMEMVANTPIDVVIAAPVLPDLTTATLLGQIRTLRPETSRIAMVDPEQAQRGPAARLLGVAHRFLSMPLMPEALLEAVTSLEELRELLDNPRLRSTIGRIEKLPSPPHLYLSLVHALEDNEGADANDIAKLVSADPAIAAKVLQLCNSAFFSGGRSIADLRTAVTRLGVATLRDLVLASEVFSVQTLSPEERNAMQQRALLSSRLAAKILPSTSAELGSTASLLADIGLLLPGVRDERAGPADDQDERPGHSEAGAYLLGLWGLPMPIIEAVAFQRHPQSSSLRSFWVTGAVHVATSLISGDPVDEEYLRRVGVLAKLPAWRDQADRLLGLAEEEA; encoded by the coding sequence TTGCGTATTCTGTTTGTGGGAAACGAAGCCAGCCTGTCGCTGGAGCTGATGGCGTACCTCACCGATCTGGGCGAGGACTGGCAGGTCGAAACCGTCGCCGATGGCAATGCGGCGATGGAAATGGTCGCCAATACGCCAATCGACGTGGTCATCGCCGCCCCCGTGCTGCCCGACCTGACCACGGCCACCCTGCTGGGCCAGATCCGCACCCTGCGGCCTGAGACCAGCCGCATCGCCATGGTCGATCCGGAGCAGGCCCAGCGCGGCCCCGCCGCGCGCCTGCTTGGCGTGGCCCACCGCTTCCTGTCCATGCCGCTGATGCCCGAAGCCCTGCTCGAAGCGGTCACCAGCCTGGAAGAACTGCGCGAGCTGCTGGACAACCCGCGCCTGCGCTCGACCATCGGCCGCATCGAGAAGCTGCCCTCGCCCCCGCACCTGTACCTGAGCCTGGTGCACGCGCTGGAAGACAACGAGGGCGCCGACGCCAACGACATCGCCAAGCTGGTTTCGGCCGACCCGGCCATCGCGGCCAAGGTCCTGCAGCTGTGCAACTCGGCGTTCTTCTCCGGGGGGCGCAGCATCGCCGACCTGCGCACGGCGGTGACCCGCCTGGGTGTTGCGACCCTGCGCGACCTGGTCCTGGCCAGCGAAGTGTTTTCGGTCCAGACCCTGTCGCCCGAGGAACGCAACGCCATGCAGCAGCGCGCGCTGCTGTCTTCGCGACTGGCGGCCAAGATCCTGCCGTCCACCAGCGCCGAGCTAGGGTCGACCGCCTCGCTGCTGGCCGATATCGGCCTGCTGCTGCCCGGCGTGCGCGATGAACGCGCCGGCCCGGCCGACGACCAGGACGAGCGTCCCGGCCACAGCGAGGCCGGCGCCTATCTGCTGGGACTGTGGGGCCTGCCCATGCCGATCATCGAGGCGGTGGCCTTCCAGCGGCATCCGCAGAGCTCCAGCCTGCGCAGCTTCTGGGTGACCGGCGCGGTGCACGTGGCGACCTCGCTGATCAGCGGCGACCCGGTGGACGAGGAATACCTGCGTCGCGTCGGCGTGCTGGCCAAGCTGCCGGCCTGGCGCGACCAGGCCGACCGGCTGCTGGGACTGGCCGAAGAAGAGGCCTGA
- the ybaL gene encoding YbaL family putative K(+) efflux transporter: protein MHHDTSLIDIIAVGLAVAFLLGALANKLRLSPLVGYLVAGMVVGPFTPGFVADQDLATQLSELGVMLLMFGVGLHFSLDDLMEVKGIAIPGAIVQIAVAIGLGWALAWFMGWPLLQGFVFGLALSVASTVVLLRALEDRRMLDTRRGKIAVGWLIVEDLVMVLALVLLPALAGALGDAGTVRAAAEAGGGAAVQAAQGEPNITVAIAKALGITLLQVAAFVAVMLVIGRRVIPWTLEKVAATGSRELFTLSVLAIALGVAFGSAKLFGVSFALGAFFAGMLLNESELSHKAANDSLPLRDAFAVLFFVSVGMLFDPMILVKYPLQVLATFVIVVVGKSLAAYAIVRAFGHPRQTAFTIAASLAQIGEFSFILAGLGLSLKILPQSGHDMILAGALLSIVANPFLFAALDAWSRRQAQDAPATDTPEPDPLPGPPLIAQDHAIVIGYGRVGSSLVRVLAERGVHLVVIDDNRDNVDKAHAAGIPAIRGSAAADAVLAEAQPEKARIAVLAIPQPLEAGEAIAKLRALNPALTVLARAHSEGEVAHLLEHGADAAVLAERELAHSLAEMILSMPPYRPPRAQTAS, encoded by the coding sequence ATGCATCACGACACCAGCCTGATCGACATCATCGCCGTCGGCCTAGCGGTCGCTTTCCTGCTGGGCGCGCTGGCCAACAAGCTGCGCCTGTCGCCCCTGGTGGGGTATCTGGTCGCCGGGATGGTGGTCGGCCCGTTCACGCCGGGCTTCGTCGCCGACCAGGACCTGGCCACGCAGCTATCCGAGCTGGGCGTGATGCTGCTGATGTTCGGCGTGGGCCTGCACTTCTCGCTGGACGATCTGATGGAGGTCAAGGGCATCGCCATCCCCGGCGCGATCGTGCAGATCGCCGTGGCCATCGGCCTGGGCTGGGCGCTGGCATGGTTCATGGGCTGGCCGCTGCTGCAGGGTTTCGTGTTCGGCCTGGCGCTGTCGGTGGCCAGCACGGTGGTGTTGCTGCGGGCGCTGGAGGACCGGCGCATGCTCGATACCCGGCGCGGCAAGATCGCGGTGGGCTGGCTGATCGTCGAGGACCTGGTCATGGTCCTGGCCCTGGTGCTGCTGCCAGCCCTGGCCGGCGCCCTGGGCGATGCCGGCACGGTGCGCGCCGCGGCTGAAGCGGGTGGCGGCGCCGCGGTGCAGGCCGCGCAGGGCGAACCCAATATCACGGTCGCCATCGCCAAGGCGCTGGGCATCACCCTGCTGCAGGTGGCCGCCTTCGTCGCGGTGATGCTGGTGATCGGCCGCCGGGTGATCCCGTGGACGCTGGAGAAGGTCGCGGCCACCGGCTCGCGTGAACTGTTCACGCTCTCGGTGCTGGCCATCGCATTGGGCGTGGCGTTCGGCTCGGCCAAGCTGTTCGGGGTGAGCTTCGCCCTGGGCGCGTTCTTCGCCGGCATGCTGCTCAACGAGTCCGAATTGAGCCACAAGGCGGCCAATGATTCGCTGCCGCTGCGCGATGCGTTCGCGGTGCTGTTCTTCGTCTCGGTCGGCATGCTGTTCGACCCCATGATCCTGGTGAAGTACCCGCTGCAGGTGCTAGCGACCTTCGTGATCGTGGTGGTCGGCAAGTCGCTGGCGGCCTATGCGATCGTCCGCGCCTTCGGCCATCCGCGGCAGACCGCATTCACCATTGCCGCCAGCCTGGCCCAGATCGGCGAGTTCTCCTTCATCCTGGCCGGCCTGGGCCTGAGCCTGAAGATCCTGCCGCAGTCCGGCCACGACATGATCCTGGCCGGGGCGCTGCTGTCGATCGTGGCCAACCCGTTCCTCTTCGCCGCCCTGGACGCGTGGAGCCGCCGCCAGGCCCAGGACGCCCCGGCCACCGATACGCCCGAACCCGACCCCCTGCCCGGCCCGCCGCTGATTGCGCAGGACCATGCCATCGTGATCGGCTACGGCCGCGTGGGCAGCAGCCTGGTCCGGGTGCTGGCCGAGCGCGGGGTCCACTTGGTGGTCATCGACGACAACCGCGACAACGTGGACAAGGCCCACGCCGCCGGCATTCCCGCCATCCGCGGCAGCGCCGCGGCCGACGCGGTTCTGGCCGAGGCCCAGCCGGAGAAAGCGCGCATCGCGGTGCTGGCCATCCCCCAGCCACTCGAAGCGGGCGAGGCCATCGCCAAGCTGCGCGCGCTCAACCCGGCGCTGACCGTGCTGGCGCGTGCCCATAGCGAGGGCGAGGTGGCGCACCTGCTCGAGCACGGCGCCGACGCGGCCGTGCTGGCCGAGCGCGAACTGGCCCATTCGCTGGCGGAAATGATCCTGTCGATGCCCCCATACCGGCCACCGCGCGCGCAGACCGCCTCCTGA
- a CDS encoding TonB-dependent receptor — protein MQPIQTRLAAAVAFALIAAPTFAQQASSTDTTKASTLDTVIVTGTHVTNRTVAESQSPIDIVTPEALQATGTTELATALSRALPSLNFPRPALVDGTSGIRPAQLRGLSPDQVLVLVNGKRYHTSAAINLNGSIGRGASAVDLNSIPVSAIERVEVLRDGASAQYGSDAIAGVINIVLKGAGQGGSLGVNYGEYSKGDGEQFQLSGDTGVSFADGRGRVHLAGQVGSQDPTNRSGAYAGSTPNTGNFPGVGEKAFVIGDPDVHAGAVSANGSFDFTDRITGYATALASNRDIDSYAFYRSPNHSNQGALIAQFYPDGYVPVINQYSKDRSLVAGLKGATDGGFTWDVSYNYGYNKVDYATRNTLNYDLGTDSPTRFHDGALEYTQNILNADFTQPLEWGLAYPVTLSFGAEYREEKWNQSPGEAASYYGGGAQGFPGFSAENAVHADRHNYAVYAGLEADFTDKFSAGLTGRWEDYSDFGSKASGKLSARYAFTDKIALRATVSNGFRAPSLAQQSYQSISSIISDGVFYQSGTFPASSAAAQALGSKPLKAETSTSYSMGLVLQPIDRLSLTVDAYQIEIDDRILLSSNVSLSGNTQAQALLSSLGLSGVNSFRYFTNAADTRTRGVDVVGTYSIPFAASALDLTASYSYGKTEVQHLDASPSALTDLGITTSLVARDEVGRLEDSFPKDKTILGGTWHSDRWSLGLTGTRYGSFTVRNSTTAARDQSFNAKWLVDVTASYKPTSQWTLTLGADNVLDTYPDRNIYANSTSGVFPYSNYSPFGFNGAYVYGKIGYTW, from the coding sequence ATGCAGCCGATCCAAACACGCCTTGCCGCAGCCGTGGCTTTCGCCCTGATCGCCGCCCCCACCTTCGCCCAGCAGGCTTCCAGCACCGACACCACCAAGGCCAGCACGCTGGACACGGTGATCGTCACCGGCACCCACGTGACCAATCGCACCGTGGCCGAGTCGCAATCGCCGATCGACATCGTCACCCCCGAAGCCCTGCAGGCCACCGGCACCACCGAACTGGCGACCGCGCTCTCGCGCGCCCTGCCCTCGCTGAACTTCCCGCGCCCGGCGCTGGTTGACGGCACCAGCGGCATTCGGCCGGCGCAGCTGCGCGGGCTGTCGCCCGACCAGGTGCTGGTGCTGGTCAACGGCAAGCGCTACCACACCTCGGCAGCCATCAACCTCAACGGCAGCATCGGCCGTGGCGCCTCGGCGGTGGACCTCAACTCGATCCCGGTGTCGGCCATCGAGCGTGTGGAAGTGCTGCGTGACGGCGCCTCGGCCCAGTACGGCTCGGACGCCATCGCCGGGGTGATCAACATCGTGCTCAAGGGCGCCGGCCAGGGCGGCAGCCTGGGCGTGAACTATGGCGAATATTCCAAGGGCGACGGTGAGCAGTTCCAGCTCTCCGGCGATACCGGGGTGAGCTTCGCCGACGGCCGCGGCCGCGTGCATCTGGCCGGCCAGGTGGGCAGCCAGGATCCGACCAACCGTTCCGGCGCCTACGCCGGCAGCACCCCCAACACCGGCAACTTTCCTGGCGTGGGCGAGAAGGCCTTTGTCATCGGCGACCCCGACGTGCACGCAGGCGCGGTGTCGGCCAACGGCAGCTTCGACTTCACCGACCGCATCACCGGTTATGCCACCGCGCTGGCCAGCAACCGCGACATCGATTCCTACGCGTTCTACCGCTCACCCAACCACAGCAACCAGGGCGCGTTGATCGCCCAGTTCTATCCGGACGGCTACGTGCCGGTGATCAACCAGTACTCCAAGGACCGCTCGCTGGTGGCCGGCCTGAAGGGCGCCACCGACGGCGGCTTCACCTGGGACGTGAGCTACAACTACGGCTACAACAAAGTCGATTACGCAACCCGCAACACGCTCAACTACGACCTGGGCACCGACAGCCCGACCCGCTTCCACGACGGTGCGCTGGAATACACCCAGAACATCCTCAATGCCGACTTCACCCAGCCGCTGGAGTGGGGCCTGGCCTACCCGGTGACCCTGTCCTTCGGCGCCGAATATCGCGAGGAAAAGTGGAACCAGTCGCCGGGCGAGGCGGCGTCCTACTACGGCGGCGGCGCGCAAGGTTTCCCGGGCTTCAGCGCCGAGAACGCCGTCCATGCCGACCGTCACAACTACGCGGTCTATGCCGGGCTTGAGGCGGACTTCACCGACAAGTTCTCCGCCGGCCTGACCGGCCGCTGGGAGGATTACTCGGACTTCGGCAGCAAGGCCTCGGGCAAGCTCTCGGCACGCTACGCCTTCACCGACAAGATCGCCCTGCGCGCCACGGTCTCCAACGGCTTCCGCGCCCCGTCGCTGGCCCAGCAGAGCTACCAGTCGATCTCCAGCATCATTTCCGACGGCGTCTTCTACCAGAGCGGCACCTTCCCGGCGAGCAGTGCGGCGGCGCAGGCGCTGGGCTCCAAGCCGCTGAAGGCCGAGACCTCGACCTCCTACAGCATGGGTCTGGTGCTGCAGCCGATCGACCGGCTGTCGCTGACCGTGGATGCCTACCAGATCGAGATCGACGACCGCATCCTGCTGTCCTCCAACGTCAGCCTGTCCGGCAACACCCAGGCGCAGGCGCTGCTGTCCAGCCTAGGCCTGAGCGGGGTCAACTCGTTCCGCTACTTCACCAACGCGGCCGATACCCGCACCCGGGGTGTGGACGTGGTGGGCACCTACAGCATCCCGTTCGCCGCCAGCGCGTTGGACCTGACCGCCAGCTACAGCTACGGCAAGACCGAGGTGCAGCATCTGGATGCCTCGCCGAGCGCGCTGACCGATCTGGGCATCACCACCTCGCTGGTCGCGCGTGACGAGGTGGGCCGTCTGGAAGACAGCTTCCCCAAGGACAAGACCATCCTGGGCGGCACTTGGCACAGTGATCGCTGGAGCCTGGGCCTGACCGGCACCCGCTACGGCAGCTTCACCGTGCGCAACAGCACCACGGCCGCGCGCGACCAGAGCTTCAATGCCAAGTGGCTGGTCGACGTGACCGCCAGCTACAAGCCGACCTCGCAGTGGACGCTTACCCTGGGCGCGGACAACGTGCTGGACACCTACCCGGACCGGAACATCTACGCCAACTCGACCAGCGGCGTCTTTCCGTACAGCAACTACTCGCCGTTCGGCTTCAACGGTGCCTATGTGTACGGCAAGATCGGCTACACCTGGTAA
- a CDS encoding TonB-dependent receptor translates to MSYKPTLLTAAIALALATPALAQDNAPAKTLDNVIVTGTRVADRTVAESQSPIDIITPEVLEQTGTTELATALTRAIPSLNFPRPAVTDGTDAVRPAQLRGLSPDQTLVLVNGKRYHTTALVNLNGSQGRGSSPADLNTIPIAAIERVEVLRDGAAAQYGSDAIAGVINVVLKGSDSGGSVSLRGGKYSAGDGAQYQLSGDAGFKLGEVGGVHLAAQAGHQNNTDRATPYNGRVEQRYGDPEVEQGAVSYNGELKPADYLTFYSYGMASKRKVTSNGYFRAAEDNRNRPEIYPDGFLPQIYNESEDVSWVGGLKTYTEGGLNIDLSANYGHNKLTFDVKHSLNNSLGLNSPTSFYAGALEVNQYVLNADFNKQLDWGLAYPVTLAFGAEWRGEEFKETPGEEASYVNGGVPSANGSLLPGAQVFSGFKPSDSGSFDRNSYSFYADLEADLTDKFSAGLAGRYEKYSDFGDTGNGKLSLRYAFTDKVALRATASTGFRAPSLQQQYFQSIATNFINVAQPDGSVVATPFEIGTFRTNAAAAVALGAEPLKAEESTNYGLGLVLQPVDGLYVTIDAYQIEIDDRVVLSENLTSTAVRNYLNGPGGFSGIGGGRYFTNAVDTTTRGVDVVGTYRWALAASNLDLSAGYNHNKTDIDKIAANPAALEAIDPDAVRIGRAEIGRITKGSPQDKFYLGSVWSPGAWAFSATATRWGEFTTFGTTEAADQTYSAKWTLDLAATYKLADWSFTLGGDNVLDEYPDRTVAGAGTRSYFPYSATSPFGFNGAYLYANIGYKW, encoded by the coding sequence ATGTCATACAAGCCCACCCTGCTGACGGCAGCCATCGCGCTTGCGTTAGCCACCCCCGCCCTGGCCCAGGACAACGCCCCCGCCAAGACCCTGGACAACGTGATCGTGACCGGCACGCGCGTCGCCGACCGGACCGTGGCCGAGTCCCAGTCCCCGATCGACATCATCACCCCCGAAGTCCTCGAGCAGACCGGCACCACCGAACTGGCCACCGCGCTGACCCGCGCGATCCCCTCGCTCAACTTCCCGCGCCCGGCGGTCACCGATGGCACCGACGCGGTGCGCCCGGCGCAGCTGCGTGGCCTGTCGCCCGACCAGACCCTGGTGCTGGTCAACGGCAAGCGCTACCACACCACCGCGCTGGTCAACCTCAACGGCAGCCAGGGCCGAGGCTCTTCCCCGGCCGATCTGAACACCATCCCGATCGCCGCCATCGAGCGGGTCGAGGTGCTGCGTGACGGCGCGGCGGCCCAGTACGGCTCGGACGCCATCGCGGGCGTCATCAACGTGGTCCTCAAGGGCAGCGACAGCGGCGGCAGCGTGAGCCTGCGCGGGGGCAAGTACAGTGCCGGCGACGGTGCCCAGTACCAGCTCTCCGGCGATGCCGGCTTCAAGCTGGGCGAGGTCGGCGGCGTGCACCTGGCCGCGCAGGCCGGTCACCAGAACAACACCGACCGTGCCACGCCCTACAACGGCCGGGTCGAGCAGCGCTACGGTGATCCGGAAGTCGAGCAGGGCGCGGTGTCCTACAACGGCGAGCTCAAGCCCGCCGACTACCTGACGTTCTATTCCTACGGCATGGCCAGCAAGCGCAAGGTCACCTCCAACGGCTACTTCCGCGCCGCCGAGGACAACCGCAACCGACCGGAAATCTATCCGGACGGCTTTCTGCCGCAGATCTACAACGAGTCCGAGGACGTGTCCTGGGTCGGCGGTCTGAAGACCTACACCGAAGGTGGCCTCAACATCGACCTGAGCGCCAACTACGGGCACAACAAGCTGACCTTCGACGTCAAGCATTCGCTCAACAACTCGCTGGGCCTGAACTCGCCGACCAGCTTCTATGCCGGCGCGCTGGAAGTGAACCAGTACGTGCTCAATGCCGACTTCAACAAGCAGCTGGACTGGGGCCTGGCCTATCCGGTCACGCTGGCCTTCGGCGCGGAATGGCGTGGCGAGGAGTTCAAGGAAACCCCGGGCGAGGAAGCCTCCTACGTCAACGGCGGGGTGCCCTCGGCCAATGGCTCGCTGCTGCCGGGCGCGCAGGTGTTCTCCGGCTTCAAGCCCTCGGACTCGGGCAGCTTCGACCGCAACAGCTACTCGTTCTACGCGGACCTGGAAGCGGATCTGACCGACAAGTTCTCCGCCGGCCTGGCCGGGCGCTATGAGAAGTACAGCGACTTCGGCGATACCGGCAACGGCAAGCTGTCGCTGCGCTATGCCTTCACCGACAAGGTCGCCCTGCGCGCCACCGCCTCGACCGGCTTCCGCGCACCGTCGCTGCAGCAGCAGTACTTCCAGTCCATCGCCACCAACTTCATCAACGTCGCCCAGCCCGACGGCTCGGTGGTGGCCACGCCGTTCGAGATCGGCACCTTCCGCACCAACGCCGCGGCCGCCGTGGCCCTGGGTGCCGAGCCGCTGAAGGCCGAGGAATCGACCAACTACGGCCTGGGGCTGGTGCTGCAACCGGTCGACGGTCTGTACGTGACCATCGACGCCTACCAGATCGAGATCGACGACCGCGTGGTGCTGTCCGAGAACCTCACCTCAACCGCGGTGCGCAACTATCTCAACGGACCGGGCGGCTTCAGCGGCATCGGCGGCGGGCGCTACTTCACCAATGCCGTGGACACCACCACGCGCGGCGTCGATGTGGTCGGCACCTATCGCTGGGCGCTGGCGGCGAGCAACCTGGACCTGAGCGCCGGCTACAACCACAACAAGACCGACATCGACAAGATCGCCGCCAACCCGGCCGCGCTCGAGGCGATCGACCCCGATGCGGTGCGCATCGGTCGTGCCGAGATCGGCCGCATCACCAAAGGCTCGCCACAGGACAAGTTCTACCTGGGCAGCGTGTGGAGCCCGGGCGCCTGGGCGTTCAGCGCCACGGCCACGCGCTGGGGCGAGTTCACCACCTTCGGCACCACCGAAGCGGCCGACCAGACCTATAGCGCCAAGTGGACGCTCGACCTGGCCGCCACCTACAAGCTGGCCGACTGGAGCTTCACCCTGGGTGGCGACAACGTGCTGGACGAATATCCGGACCGCACCGTGGCCGGTGCCGGCACGCGCAGCTACTTCCCGTACAGCGCGACCTCGCCGTTCGGCTTCAACGGCGCCTACCTGTACGCCAACATCGGCTACAAGTGGTAA
- a CDS encoding ATP-binding cassette domain-containing protein: MISLRNFALRRGERLLLSNVDLTMHAGYRVGVVGRNGTGKSSLFAAVKGELEADKGDVELPGKVRTASVAQETPALDEPALEFVLGGDEEIAAVLRAEADATAREDWEAVADAHQKLAELNGYDAEARAGKLLHGLGFPADTHGRAVKDFSGGWRVRLNLARALMMPSDLLLLDEPTNHLDLDAVFWLEQWLLKYPGTLLLISHDREFLDNVATHTLHLHGGGAKLYVGGYTDFERQRTEHLRQQQVQHEKAEAERAHLQSFIDRFKAQASKASQAQSRIKRLAKMAGTEAVRAEREFRIEFAPPARLPYSLIRLDHVDCGYPAVGAARAAKGLSAEELAAMAAPTVILHDAGFGLEAGDRIGLLGPNGAGKSTLVKTLVGELAPVHGERSAHPDLRIGYFAQHTVESLHEGQSPIDHFREIAPDTSTQVFRDFLGKWNFPGDRAFEVVDGFSGGERARLALALIAFQQPNVLLLDEPTNHLDLEMREALAEALSDFDGAIVMVSHDRHLIGLVCDTFWRVADGVVEPFAGDLDDYAAWLRARPTAQGSKKMDKVEKPINAQTATAVPAPAKPAAAKKPVNPHKLAAAEERVDALGAALAELDRQLADPANYADSARMSAITRDREATAEQLANAEQAWMELLESAA, from the coding sequence GTGATTTCCCTTCGCAACTTCGCCCTGCGCCGTGGCGAGCGCCTGCTGTTGTCCAACGTCGACCTGACCATGCACGCCGGTTACCGCGTCGGCGTGGTGGGCCGCAACGGCACCGGCAAGTCCAGCCTGTTCGCCGCGGTCAAGGGCGAGCTGGAGGCCGACAAGGGCGACGTGGAACTGCCGGGCAAGGTGCGCACGGCCAGCGTGGCGCAGGAGACTCCGGCACTGGACGAGCCGGCGCTGGAATTCGTCCTGGGCGGCGACGAGGAGATCGCCGCGGTGCTGCGTGCCGAGGCCGACGCCACCGCGCGCGAGGACTGGGAGGCGGTGGCCGATGCGCACCAGAAGCTGGCCGAACTCAACGGCTACGACGCCGAGGCGCGCGCCGGCAAGCTGCTGCACGGCCTGGGCTTTCCGGCCGACACCCATGGTCGGGCGGTCAAGGACTTCTCCGGTGGCTGGCGCGTGCGCCTGAACCTGGCCCGCGCGCTGATGATGCCCTCGGACCTGCTGCTGCTGGACGAGCCGACCAACCACCTGGACCTGGACGCGGTGTTCTGGCTGGAGCAGTGGCTGCTCAAGTACCCGGGCACGCTGCTGCTGATCAGCCACGACCGCGAGTTCCTGGACAACGTCGCCACCCACACCCTGCACCTGCATGGCGGCGGGGCCAAGCTCTACGTCGGCGGTTACACCGACTTCGAGCGTCAGCGCACCGAGCACCTGCGCCAGCAGCAGGTCCAGCACGAAAAGGCCGAGGCCGAGCGCGCGCATCTGCAGAGCTTCATCGACCGCTTCAAGGCCCAGGCCAGCAAGGCCAGCCAGGCCCAGAGCCGGATCAAGCGCCTGGCCAAGATGGCCGGCACCGAGGCGGTGCGCGCCGAGCGCGAGTTCCGGATCGAGTTCGCGCCGCCGGCGCGGCTGCCGTATTCGTTGATCCGCCTGGACCATGTCGACTGCGGTTATCCCGCCGTGGGAGCCGCCAGGGCGGCGAAGGGGCTTTCCGCAGAGGAACTCGCCGCCATGGCGGCTCCCACCGTGATCCTGCACGACGCCGGTTTCGGCCTGGAAGCGGGCGACCGCATCGGCCTGCTGGGGCCCAACGGCGCGGGTAAATCCACCCTGGTCAAGACCCTGGTCGGCGAGCTGGCCCCGGTCCACGGCGAGCGCAGCGCGCATCCGGACCTGCGCATCGGCTACTTCGCCCAGCACACGGTCGAGTCCCTGCACGAGGGCCAGTCGCCGATCGACCACTTCCGCGAGATCGCCCCGGACACCTCGACCCAGGTGTTCCGCGATTTCCTGGGCAAGTGGAATTTCCCCGGCGACCGCGCCTTCGAAGTGGTCGATGGATTTTCCGGCGGCGAGCGCGCGCGCCTGGCGCTGGCGCTGATCGCCTTCCAGCAGCCCAACGTGCTGTTGCTCGACGAGCCCACCAACCACCTGGACCTGGAGATGCGCGAGGCCCTGGCCGAGGCGCTGAGCGATTTCGACGGCGCCATCGTCATGGTCAGCCACGACCGGCACCTGATCGGCCTGGTCTGCGACACCTTCTGGCGCGTGGCCGATGGCGTGGTCGAGCCGTTCGCCGGCGACTTGGACGACTACGCGGCCTGGCTGCGCGCGCGGCCCACCGCCCAGGGCAGCAAGAAGATGGACAAGGTCGAAAAGCCGATCAATGCCCAGACCGCGACGGCCGTGCCGGCGCCGGCCAAGCCCGCCGCGGCGAAGAAGCCGGTCAACCCGCACAAGTTGGCCGCGGCCGAGGAACGGGTCGACGCGCTGGGCGCCGCCCTGGCCGAGCTCGATCGGCAGCTGGCCGACCCGGCCAACTACGCCGACAGCGCGCGCATGAGCGCCATCACCCGCGACCGCGAGGCCACCGCCGAGCAGCTGGCCAACGCTGAGCAGGCCTGGATGGAACTGCTGGAAAGCGCGGCCTGA
- the gcvA gene encoding transcriptional regulator GcvA, with protein sequence MLRSALPLNALRAFEAAARHLNLTRAALELHVSQAALSHQIRQLEDRLGLSLFHRLPRGVALTEEGAALAPELRAAFDRIGAALDRFDGGRHREALTVGVVGTFATGFLLPRLLDFTRAHPGIDLRVQTHNNRIEQAGDGLDLAIRFGDGQWAGLEATSICAAPLAPACAPALARRLHQPRDLVGATLLRSFRQDEWARWSQAAGIPVLEARGPVFDSSLALAEAAAAGVGVALLPLAMFQRDLDSGRLVRLFDLGVNVGGYWLTRLRSREEREAMRSFRQWLEATAAPVSA encoded by the coding sequence ATGCTCCGATCCGCCCTCCCGCTCAATGCCCTGCGCGCCTTCGAGGCCGCCGCGCGGCACCTCAACCTCACCCGCGCCGCACTGGAGCTGCACGTCAGCCAGGCCGCGCTGAGCCATCAGATCCGTCAGTTGGAAGACCGCCTGGGCCTGTCCCTGTTCCATCGCCTGCCACGCGGCGTGGCGCTGACCGAGGAAGGCGCCGCACTGGCGCCGGAACTGCGCGCGGCCTTCGACCGCATCGGCGCGGCGCTGGACCGCTTCGACGGTGGCCGCCACCGCGAGGCGCTGACGGTGGGCGTGGTCGGCACCTTCGCCACCGGCTTCCTGCTGCCGCGCCTGCTCGACTTCACCCGCGCGCATCCGGGCATCGACCTGCGCGTGCAGACCCATAACAACCGTATCGAGCAGGCCGGCGATGGCCTGGACCTGGCCATCCGTTTCGGAGATGGCCAGTGGGCCGGGCTGGAGGCGACCTCGATCTGCGCCGCGCCGCTGGCACCGGCCTGCGCCCCGGCCCTGGCCCGGCGCCTGCACCAACCGCGCGACCTGGTCGGCGCCACCCTGCTGCGCTCGTTCCGCCAGGACGAATGGGCGCGCTGGAGCCAGGCGGCGGGCATCCCCGTGCTGGAAGCGCGCGGCCCGGTATTCGATTCGTCGCTGGCCCTGGCCGAGGCGGCTGCCGCCGGCGTGGGCGTGGCCCTGCTGCCGCTGGCGATGTTCCAGCGCGACCTGGACAGCGGGCGGCTGGTGCGCCTGTTCGACCTGGGGGTGAATGTGGGCGGCTACTGGCTGACCCGGCTGCGATCGCGCGAGGAGCGCGAGGCGATGCGCAGCTTCCGCCAATGGCTGGAGGCCACGGCGGCGCCCGTCTCGGCTTGA